A region from the Vibrio navarrensis genome encodes:
- a CDS encoding PilZ domain-containing protein, with protein MEQAEILSIAERLIPLYNTEDFDFVLSQLTEGEPPSAKLLVKMELNRIMAPCKKSIDLRGRVQGECREYELDGLKHWLDDVAFNAYHKNTKKFGRYTEGVWEALSNTRNSFRVLGKNTQQPEGLGLTDPASPYEAEAIYLGYDLKRQEKRLRVQSQVEIKLAKGQVLHGVSVDLSSSGAKFKVPSAFNYNLGEIIQVSFSELAKTSQVANIDKKLEYRVIAVEDSYENDAVKFLRCLRLTETNIIARVIDESLSNSAKRTRHDNQDKIIRSRTRGYEHIYLKHTCNLPLFFQGSELKLAMMTPNNAPIWNYWHDERKQQVFGTLFNPQRMEMLIKSGVKGTSNVIYSFTHEHENKTFFYSMLMPEATREQRQLFWHLGARRSSWRAFRISIFELSDKEKQQLASFSSELADASTALTHCGILQEIADDSVGDDYLFTEQPRIPASTLNTFRHPRKIVGAPKGIFFDAKSRRKEPRYSFQSPLLLTKSDGSQAQGNTLDLSKRGLSLQLNAPLALIAGEEVEVNYLELQLYDKKLPLDKVPYRVIRVSPDGQQLQLVIDENSQTIKTIAFFNSIIEHNQDKLIAQQEILPSNELLESLHSILLSKMVSTPIFISKTPSGYRTKAIGVNFPLEKHLMLLAKLGHKENLSLEPLYKGRSNTLIANPTKRIDGAEPVHHEIYIAVTKFGDKIKAVQTKAPIEFDSVKERIQFVKKAKMSGEFYALRLSTAPIFSPMTSLLQKDLNDLAHLSMHQASKLEKELSTLIGYCEMEEITEEILIRLELSD; from the coding sequence ATGGAACAAGCTGAAATTCTCTCAATCGCAGAAAGGCTCATCCCGCTGTACAACACGGAAGATTTTGATTTTGTCCTGAGTCAACTGACCGAGGGAGAACCGCCATCGGCTAAATTACTGGTGAAGATGGAGCTTAACCGCATCATGGCACCATGCAAAAAAAGTATCGACTTACGTGGTCGGGTGCAAGGTGAATGCCGTGAATACGAACTGGATGGTTTAAAGCATTGGCTTGATGATGTCGCTTTCAATGCCTACCACAAAAACACCAAGAAATTTGGCCGCTATACCGAAGGAGTGTGGGAAGCGTTAAGCAACACACGCAATAGTTTCCGTGTGTTGGGCAAAAACACGCAGCAGCCGGAAGGGCTCGGGTTAACCGATCCAGCTAGCCCTTATGAAGCTGAAGCTATTTACCTTGGCTACGATCTCAAAAGACAAGAAAAGCGCCTGCGCGTGCAGTCACAGGTGGAGATAAAACTGGCCAAAGGACAAGTTTTGCATGGTGTGAGCGTCGATCTCTCTAGCTCAGGTGCCAAATTCAAAGTGCCGAGTGCCTTTAATTACAATCTCGGAGAAATTATCCAGGTCTCCTTTTCCGAGCTCGCCAAAACTTCGCAAGTGGCGAACATCGACAAAAAATTAGAGTATCGCGTGATCGCCGTAGAAGACTCTTATGAGAACGATGCGGTTAAATTTCTACGTTGTCTACGCCTAACCGAAACCAACATCATCGCCCGTGTGATCGATGAGTCATTGAGTAACTCAGCCAAACGGACTCGCCACGATAACCAAGACAAAATCATTCGTTCAAGAACGCGTGGATACGAGCACATCTATCTTAAACACACCTGTAACCTGCCGCTGTTTTTCCAAGGAAGTGAGCTCAAACTGGCGATGATGACGCCAAATAATGCGCCGATTTGGAATTACTGGCACGATGAGCGAAAACAACAAGTCTTCGGCACACTGTTTAATCCGCAAAGAATGGAGATGTTGATTAAGTCTGGCGTAAAGGGGACAAGCAACGTTATCTACTCCTTTACTCACGAGCATGAGAACAAGACCTTCTTCTATTCGATGCTGATGCCAGAAGCGACCCGAGAACAACGACAGCTTTTTTGGCATTTAGGAGCACGTCGTTCAAGCTGGCGCGCGTTCCGCATTTCTATTTTTGAGCTTTCAGACAAAGAGAAGCAGCAGTTGGCCTCTTTCTCTTCTGAACTTGCCGATGCGTCAACCGCCCTCACCCACTGCGGTATTTTGCAAGAAATCGCCGATGACAGTGTGGGTGACGACTATCTGTTTACCGAGCAACCTCGTATCCCAGCCAGCACACTGAATACGTTTCGTCACCCACGAAAGATCGTCGGCGCACCCAAAGGGATTTTCTTTGACGCCAAATCAAGACGCAAAGAGCCAAGATACAGCTTCCAGTCGCCTCTGCTCTTAACTAAGAGTGACGGTTCACAAGCACAAGGGAATACGCTCGATTTGTCCAAGCGCGGGTTGAGTTTGCAATTGAATGCGCCGTTGGCACTGATTGCCGGAGAAGAGGTTGAGGTCAATTACCTTGAACTGCAACTGTACGATAAAAAACTCCCTTTAGATAAAGTGCCGTATCGAGTAATACGCGTAAGCCCTGATGGTCAGCAATTGCAACTGGTGATTGATGAAAATAGTCAAACCATCAAAACCATCGCTTTTTTCAACAGCATTATTGAACATAACCAAGATAAGCTGATTGCCCAGCAAGAGATCCTGCCAAGCAATGAGCTACTAGAATCATTGCACAGCATTTTGCTCTCCAAGATGGTGAGCACGCCCATTTTTATCAGCAAAACGCCATCAGGTTATCGCACCAAAGCGATTGGTGTGAATTTTCCACTAGAGAAGCACTTGATGCTGTTGGCAAAGCTAGGCCACAAAGAGAACCTCTCTCTTGAGCCACTCTACAAAGGCCGCTCGAATACGCTGATTGCGAATCCGACCAAAAGGATCGACGGAGCAGAGCCCGTTCATCACGAGATTTATATTGCCGTCACCAAATTCGGAGACAAGATCAAAGCCGTCCAGACCAAGGCACCGATCGAATTCGACAGCGTCAAAGAGCGCATCCAATTTGTGAAAAAGGCGAAAATGTCTGGTGAGTTTTACGCACTGAGGCTCTCCACCGCGCCGATTTTCAGCCCGATGACCTCATTGCTGCAAAAAGATCTGAACGATTTAGCCCACCTGAGCATGCACCAAGCCAGCAAGCTGGAGAAAGAGCTTTCCACCTTAATAGGTTATTGTGAAATGGAAGAGATCACTGAAGAAATATTGATTCGTCTTGAGTTAAGCGATTAA
- the serB gene encoding phosphoserine phosphatase, which yields MEALKTLPLRRHTQLLTRLPETRFATQLDKNRASWLMYAEYLAPGHFEDIDFFTGMYNPIIDTWKVGRYEVALMAGELTAEHETILQSLQIDYANLQDVPDLSKPGLIVLDMDSTAIQIECIDEIAKLAGVGDEVAEVTERAMQGELDFEQSLRARVGKLQGADESILESVRAQLPLMPDLPELINTLKAFGWKTAIASGGFTYFSDHLKQSLGLDHAQSNQLEIIDGRLTGQVLGEVVSAQTKADILIELAEKYDVEMHNTIAVGDGANDLVMMQAAGLGIAYHAKPKVEKQAQNAVRFAGLGGIVCILSGVLARQQKISWQSKP from the coding sequence ATGGAAGCGCTAAAGACATTGCCGCTGAGAAGGCATACTCAACTTTTGACTCGTTTGCCAGAAACTCGATTTGCTACACAGCTGGATAAAAACAGAGCCAGTTGGCTGATGTATGCGGAGTACTTGGCTCCGGGACATTTTGAGGATATCGATTTTTTTACCGGTATGTACAACCCGATCATCGATACTTGGAAAGTCGGGCGCTACGAGGTGGCGCTGATGGCGGGCGAACTGACTGCAGAACATGAAACCATCTTGCAAAGTCTGCAAATTGATTACGCCAATTTGCAAGATGTTCCCGATCTCTCCAAACCGGGGTTGATTGTTCTGGATATGGACTCCACTGCCATTCAAATTGAATGCATTGATGAAATTGCTAAGTTGGCGGGCGTAGGCGATGAAGTTGCCGAAGTCACCGAACGGGCTATGCAGGGCGAGCTGGATTTTGAGCAGAGCTTGCGAGCACGTGTCGGAAAGTTACAAGGCGCCGATGAGTCGATCCTCGAGAGCGTGCGCGCGCAGTTGCCCTTAATGCCGGATTTACCGGAGCTTATCAACACCTTAAAAGCGTTTGGTTGGAAGACGGCGATTGCTTCAGGTGGGTTCACCTATTTTTCTGACCACTTAAAGCAGAGCTTGGGTTTAGATCATGCCCAATCTAACCAACTAGAAATTATTGACGGACGGTTGACGGGGCAGGTGTTGGGCGAGGTGGTCTCTGCGCAAACCAAAGCCGATATTCTCATCGAGCTTGCCGAGAAATATGACGTCGAAATGCACAACACGATTGCTGTCGGCGATGGTGCCAATGATTTGGTGATGATGCAGGCAGCTGGACTAGGAATTGCCTATCATGCCAAACCCAAAGTGGAAAAGCAGGCACAAAACGCGGTGCGCTTTGCTGGTTTAGGTGGCATTGTGTGCATTTTGTCTGGCGTATTGGCGCGGCAGCAAAAAATCAGTTGGCAAAGTAAGCCTTAA
- a CDS encoding YtjB family periplasmic protein: MKESLFSLRNALRVVALIILGVMFFITIKNSVVISKGNERIQAQQLETLTKVLSSQAALSASDMIVQKDQEQLLKLTNQLAKERLVFDATIYDAEGIRLASSEKALTVREVLGLDTPLATAGIGRQQLVEPVYADNSIIGFIRITFETGKVTAISDHHYRKSDRYMFLMILMSFVGGMLFILILRKKPQPKVENLLLTHKDP; encoded by the coding sequence ATGAAAGAGTCTCTTTTTTCACTGCGGAATGCCTTACGCGTCGTCGCGCTGATCATTTTAGGGGTGATGTTTTTCATCACCATCAAAAACAGCGTGGTGATCAGCAAGGGGAACGAACGCATCCAGGCGCAACAACTGGAAACCTTAACCAAAGTGTTAAGCTCTCAGGCTGCCCTCTCGGCCAGTGATATGATTGTGCAAAAAGATCAGGAACAGTTGCTCAAGTTAACCAATCAGTTAGCAAAAGAGCGTTTGGTCTTTGATGCCACCATTTACGACGCAGAAGGCATCCGTCTCGCTTCCAGCGAAAAAGCGCTGACGGTGCGTGAGGTGTTGGGACTGGATACGCCGCTTGCAACAGCGGGCATTGGCCGCCAACAGTTGGTCGAACCCGTTTATGCCGATAACAGCATCATAGGTTTTATCCGCATCACGTTTGAGACCGGCAAGGTGACGGCAATTTCTGATCATCACTACCGTAAAAGTGACCGCTATATGTTTTTGATGATCTTGATGAGTTTCGTCGGCGGCATGCTCTTTATTCTCATCCTACGCAAAAAGCCGCAGCCTAAAGTCGAGAACCTGTTACTCACTCATAAAGATCCATAA